The DNA sequence GGGTAGAGAGGTGGTTGGTGGGGTTGTGAAATTTGATTATTATGGATTGCAGGGTTTTGATACCGAGTGGGGACCCGTGGGTTCGGGGTCAGATCGGAGGAGCATTTAGCCATGAAAGCGAACACGACCTGGCTTTAATGGTTACCGATTTTTGGGAGAACGGGAGTTGTGGTACCGAGTCTTGGTGTAGTAGCGATAGCGAATCCGGTCTCTCTGATCTCGCCCATCTCGCTGAGAAAATTCCTGTGAGTATTCATCGAccccttgtttttttttttccttaattgTTGCCTGAATTGGATTTAAAATTCTTTCGAAATTGGAAATGGGCAGGCGGAAATTTTGTTTAACGAGACTAAAATTGATTGTAAATTTGGTTTATGTATTCGTTTGTGGTACAGCGGTGTAAGCATCCATTGGCGCAGTTTGAAATTGAAACGCTTTCAGTGGTTCATTCGCTTATATTATCAATCAATAAGACGGAGCTTCACGCGGTCAAGTCAGGACCATGTAACGCTAGCTGCATAAGATTCACTCTTGTAAAACTTTTGAGGCTTTCTGGGTATGATGCAGCGGTTTGCCAATCGAAATGGCAAGGCACCGGAAAGGTTCCAGGaggtaattatatttatattattgctTGTATACTTAAagcttttaatttttgtttgaattttatttctttattatgaacttatgaaaatttggtaCTTTTTATATTCAGGGGACCATGAATACATTGATGTGATCAACCACAACCATGGTGGTAGCTCTGAGCGGTTGATCATTGATATCGATTTTCGCAGCCATTTTGAGATAGCCAGAGCTGTTGATTCATATGACAGAATATTGAATTCCCTGCCGGTTGTTTATGTGGGGTCATTAACTAGGTTGAAACAATTTCTACAAGTTATGGCTGAGGCTGCTAGATTCTCCCTTAAGCAGAATTCAATGCCTCTTCCACCATGGAGATCACTTGAATACTTGAAATCGAAATGGGAATCCCATTACAAAAGACAAGCATACCCTGATATGCAAAACTTGAGTGCCAACCCTTTTGACCACAAGCAATGCCGTGGCCATTTAAAAAGGTTGCAGTCTCTGCTTCAAGCCGAAATCGAAACCGAGCGGCTTTTAAAGCCAATGAACAACAATGACAATAATTGGAGAATTAAGCCTGAGAGAAGGAGGCGTTATCTTTACTAGAAGTTCTTTCAGATGTATAGGTTTTAGCCCGGCCTTTTGAGACTAAAGACTAGTGAAGACTGAAGAGTTCGTGTTATGAGATTTTTATTGcggtttattaaatttttttccccTCCCTACAGCGGATACTaaaataagtgaaccaaaatgAAGAGCAGGTTCGCATGCCCAGTTCCAATAGGCAACGATGGTgagagaaatatatatatatatatatacacacacatacataatatatatattcttttgaTATAGTTTTCTGTTTCTATGTTGCACTGGCATCAAGCCCCAATATTTGGCTTTTGGAACATTTGCGGATTTTCTTCTTGCAATTCCAACAGCCGAATGAGTTGCTATCATTGTTTGGTGCATCCATCTTATAGAATCTTTACATATTTCTTAATTGGAAAAATCCTCCCTTATGTATTAATATTCCTTGTCCCTGAATTTTTGTGGGCAAGGGAAATTTTGTCCCTGCATCTTATGTTATTTTTCGCATTGTAattcatttatttcatttaatttaataataatggtTCTCTTCCATTTTCCTATCGAGGTGAAATATGAATTTGCTTTAAATCTATATCAATTAGTATTTGTGGATCTACTTTAGATATCAGATGTTTTGTGTTCTTTGAGTATGTACAGTTCCCCTATCAAGGATTTGCATATGGGTGTTTAATACTTGGGAATTATGTCTGACCTGTTAAAATAAAGTGCATATCTATTACAATATATGCCTTTATATATTATGCCATAATGTGGTGACACCttgcaaattataaattatatatatatatatatatatattcagtaTCATCCGTAAGGAATAAGGAGGAACCAGCGTGTGTTCGATTTCTTTATGGCTTTTCTGCCAGGCTTGGGACTTTTAATATAGTTTAATTTGAAGTAATAAATGGGGTTTCGAACCCTATGCAGCGGTGgaaattttgtaattatatgaTGAAAATGAAAACTATCTGAATAGGCATCATGCACTATAAAAACAATTGTTTTGTGGGGTCTGACAGATGCATACACAAAGGAATTTTAATATGATGCTTTATGAGTTTAACAAgttcaaattatttaatatgtAAAACGGAAAGGCTTGGTGCTTATAAAAGATAAATCTAATAACAAGGATGGTCTTTATTCTGGTTACTGACCAAGTTGCTCACTCATGTCATCCCATCTTTCATGACTGCAAATTTTCctgaaattaacacaaaatatcatttttatatcatcagtACATGATATTACATAGGATATGTAAAAGTACTCCTAaacaaaattattcaaaatatattattaaagttatattttttctatattacAGTGCACTCTATATAAATTTGATTTGTTTAGTCGTATCaagataaatattaaatattacagTATCACATTAAAAAACTTaggaaaagaaaattaatagtATATTTATGGAGTAATCAATCATTTTCTATATATACTAACAACAAATAATCTCTATATGAATATTCTTCATTGGTTAGAAAAAGGCAAAATAGCTCAATTTTAGCTCGATTAATGAAAGTTCACTTTGACCacattttctttctttattttagttagggaaagaattattttagagAGCGGTTTCTGGGGTTGTTATGAATGTTATGCATCATAATATTAACACTACGCCACTACCTTTAACCATTTAAAAAGTTTAAAGTTGGACCCATGTATATGAGGTACTATTAGTCTATTACAACATTCAAGAAATGTTGTATTAATCTCAAATACATGTATACAGTATATAACCCACGACACTTTTCAACCAAGAACAAATAAAACAGCAACAATGCCttagtgttctatataattttCATTAAGAAGGATCAATTCAAAACTAATAACACTTTTAAagaaaacttatttttttgaaatgacaATATGGTAGTCGGAGGTgatgaaatagaaaagaactagtttttattttatattatttttaaattgtattttaaagtattagaatgtcattttaattaaatgattttttattattttagtagaatgtttatttcattttgaaaaagaaagaaagactattttaataatcaattttttatagGTTTTAAATTCAATCCCCTTCTTATTGTCATTCATATGTTTTTATTCCTTTCCAACCAAACAcaatttaaaatatgaataattttaGGAATGACAATAGGGTGGATAAATGATGGTTTTTGTAACAATAGAGtggaataaattaaaaaaattatggttACTCATACCATAAGAAAATCATAAGTTCAACTCCCTCTATTTCaacattaatatacatataaattattaacAAT is a window from the Cannabis sativa cultivar Pink pepper isolate KNU-18-1 chromosome 1, ASM2916894v1, whole genome shotgun sequence genome containing:
- the LOC115706272 gene encoding uncharacterized protein LOC115706272, producing the protein MDCRVLIPSGDPWVRGQIGGAFSHESEHDLALMVTDFWENGSCGTESWCSSDSESGLSDLAHLAEKIPRCKHPLAQFEIETLSVVHSLILSINKTELHAVKSGPCNASCIRFTLVKLLRLSGYDAAVCQSKWQGTGKVPGGDHEYIDVINHNHGGSSERLIIDIDFRSHFEIARAVDSYDRILNSLPVVYVGSLTRLKQFLQVMAEAARFSLKQNSMPLPPWRSLEYLKSKWESHYKRQAYPDMQNLSANPFDHKQCRGHLKRLQSLLQAEIETERLLKPMNNNDNNWRIKPERRRRYLY